Proteins from one Prinia subflava isolate CZ2003 ecotype Zambia chromosome 4, Cam_Psub_1.2, whole genome shotgun sequence genomic window:
- the LOC134549347 gene encoding uncharacterized protein LOC134549347 — MGEMLSMRVLVLISVVVKIRAGMFDIDTRENMWVTWAKQTKQDSFCLSLATPSNPFRTCLIGVPLTSMAEFKSLTPVRIDPKGDLGPQAAAIARNLRAAGPEPQELDLLGSVPGNYCLVFGRFAVNSSLLIIDEQQLKGHATWLSPHSLLYYNYSEYCNSWVRSVTQLTTAAKRLPPGIFLVCGDRAWSTVPQNSVGGPCYFGKLTLFAPSIHQVLGLPRKAQRVKRSMSQLGPNCKDHVTLWQPPAVISASIFAPGVASAQALTQLKHLACWTGKQINITTKLLSELAEDVSGIRHSVLQNRAAIDFLLLAQGHGCEEFEGMCCMNLSDHSRSIHQQLAQLRDNMKHLVVENTPFDTWLKSWNLTGWIVDLIRFGIMIFIAVIVVLTIVPCLIQCMRKLADRALTSVWIAQKEKGGTVAEFLRYRGHDMLTDTI, encoded by the coding sequence atgggtgaaatgttaagcatgagggtgttggttttaatcagtgtggtagtaaaaataagagcagggatgtttgacattgacacaagggagaacatgtgggttacttgggccaaacaaactaaacaggattccttttgtttatctctagcgacgccatccaatccttttagaacctgcttgattggagttccactgacctccatggcagagttcaagtctttAACCCCTGTCAGGATTGACCCAAAAGGTGAtttagggccacaagctgctgccatagcgcgAAACCTTCGAGCGGCTGGTCCAGAACCTCAGGAGCTTGATCTcttaggttctgtgccaggaaactattgtcttgtctttgggcgctttgcagtgaattctagtctattaatcatagatgagcagcaattgaaaggccacgctacgtggctgtcccctcattcacttttgtattacaattactctgagtattgtaatagttgggtcagatctgtcacgcaattgacaacagctgctaagagattgccaccaggaatctttttaGTTTGCGGAGATAGAGCATGGTCCACAGTACCTCAAAACAGTGTcggaggaccgtgttattttggcaaactaactctgttcgcacctagcattcaccaggttctaggcttgccaAGGAAGGCTCAACGAGTCAAGCGCAGTATGTCTCAGCTAGGTCCCAACTGCAAAGATCACGTTACCCTATGGCAGCCTCcagccgtgatctcagcatccatttttgccccaggagttgcttcagcacaagccctcacacaactgaaacatttagcctgctggacaggaaaacagattaacataacgacgaagttgttgagtgagcttgctgaagatgttagtggcattcgccattcagtgctccagaaccgagccgcgattgacttccttcttttggctcaggggcatggatgcgaagagtttgaaggcatgtgctgcatgaatttatcagaccactcacggtcgatacatcaacagttagcgcagttgagggacaacatgaaacatctTGTAGTTGAGAACACTCCGTTTGACACttggctgaagtcttggaatctcactgggtggattgtggatttaattcgttttggtataatgatctttattgctgtcatagtagttttgacaatagtgccttgcttgatacaatgcatgcgcaaattagctgaccgtgccttaacgtcagtttggatagcccaaaaagaaaaagggggaactgtggccgagtttctcaggtatcgtgggcatgatatgctcacagataccatttga